AAATTATGATGTAGAAGATTACAGAGCTTTATTTTGGACCATGCTAAATCATGTAACTGCCTTTGACGAAAAAGAATGGCCTAGAGAAATCCCCGTAAATCCGTCTAATCATACATGGGAATTTTGTTTTAATGGGGAGCCTTATTTTGTCTTTTGCGCAACACCTGCCCATCAATTGCGTAAAAGCCGCCAGTTTTCAACTTTACTAATGGCATTTCAGCCACGCTGGGTCTTTGAAGATATAAATGACACGACTGTGCTAGGCCAAAAACTAAAAAAGTTAATACGAAAGCGCATCGAACAATATGATGCTATTCCAGAACACCCCGACTTAAAATGGTATGGGCAAAAAGATAATTTTGAATGGAAGCAATACTTTTTAAGTGATGATGAACATAGCCCTGCCCAATGTCCGTTTGTAAGAGGCAATTTACCACTCACTTTGCCACAAAAACGAAAAAATTAAACGGAGCGATGGTTGCTCCGTTTTTTCATAACAATTAATGTTGCCAGTGCAATGAAGACGATGAACAGAAAGCTTATGTAAAAACCGAGTCTGCTTGTTTTTTCGCCTAAAGTGCCCGAAACAGTTACCGCAATTAGCAGCATCCCAACAATATTTTTTACATGTTGCCACTTCGTTAATGTCATAAGTTTTGCATAGGTTACTAAAATAAAAAGCCAATTATAAATTAACATTAATCCTGCTGCCGTTATTAAGTATTCAAAAATCTTTTCTGGAATCAGGAAGCCGATTGTAATAGTGATAATTAAACCACCCGTGAGGAACAGAAAGGCTGGTAATGGAACTTTCATTTTTCCTTTTTTCGCTAATATCGCTGGTGCATCATGATCTTCAGCTAAAGCCGTTAAAATCGTGACAACAGCATACAAGGACGCAACCATTGTAGAAAATCCAGCAATAATTAAAATACCGGTTATGATATCCGCAACAAATGGGATATTAAAATTTGCAAGAGCAGTAATAAACGGGCTTTCGTCTATTGTGAATGATGCCCAATGTACTAATGCAAGGGCACAGACTAGTGCAATTACATAAATCGTAGTAAGGATAACAATCATTACTTTTCCGGCTTTCGGTGCCTGATGGGGATCTTTTAAATCGATTACGAGTAGCCCCATCACCTCTATGCCACCAAAAGCAAAAAATGCATAGAGTAAACCAAGCCAAACGCCCTTTACTCCTTCCGAAAAAAAGCCTTGAAAGTTTGCTAGAATAACATCTACTTGCCTTGGCTCGCTATTCATCCCCTTTAACATTAGGATAGCAGCAACTACAATAAACATTACAACAGCAGCGGCTTTCATTGCCCCAAATACATTTTGAAATTTTTCAAAGCCTTTCATTCCCGTCAGTATAATGAGCAAGCCAAGTGCACCAAAACCTGATGCAGTCATCCATAGCGGTATGCTAGGAAACCAAAAACGCGTGAAAATTCCTAATGCCATTAATTGGCTCCCCATAATTAATAGTTCAGAAATTAAATAGACCCAACCATTACTAAAACCTGCCCAATTGCCAAAAGCTTGTTTTGCATACGTACGAAATGATCCTTTGTCAGGATTGGCAACAGACATATTCACGAGCGCATCATAGACAATGTAGGTGCCAATGGCTGCTAAAATAAATGGAATTAAAACAGCAGGCCCACTCTTTGCAATGGCCATGCTTGTTCCAAGAAAAAAACCTGTCCCTAACGTACACCCTACACCTAACAGGGACAACTGCCACCAAGACATTTGGCCTTTGCTTGTTTTTGACTCCATAGAAATCACCTCTATACCGATTTTCGCACTAATGGTAATGTCATACAGCGAATACCACCACCGCCTTTTTCAAGCTCTGTCACGTCAATTTCCACAATATTTTTCTTTTGTAATTTTGGATGCGCTTTAAAATGCTGTTTAGTCGCCTTTTTACTGACTAACAATGTTTCGGGATTGATATTTAAAAAATTGATATCAGGAATGGTGTTATACTTTTCTAACCAATACAACTCAAACCCATGACGATTGAAAAATTGTTCGGTCATATCAAAACGAGTCCCACTTGTTGTAATTATTTGGATAGGAAAATAACGCATAAAACTTTTCGCTATGACGACATCGTTGTTGGCAATATTACAATTCATATCTAAATGCAGTGTATCCGAGCTTCGAGGCAAATCAATAATGCCTATTTCAGAGAAACCTGCTTGAAAAATACTGTCTTTTATCTGCTCTACACCCTGCCTTGTCGTTCTTACACCTATATTAATAAGCACAGCATCACGATTTAACACCATCACATCTCCAAACTCTAATACATGGCTACTTTCCTTAGCGGGCATAAAGTGTTGCGGAAACCATTTCTGAAGTAATGTGTGCGCATGTCCATATTCAGGTCGTCTAATCGAGCTACCCGCTGCACCTGGTAGCATTCGGTTACCAAACACACATGCAAGATCACGCACAAAATAACGATTTAGAAGTTGTTCGCTAAGGTGCTGCGCATCTGCTAATAGATGTGTTGCGTAATCTATTACGTGCACGCCTGCCTGTTGTAAAGTCTCTTTCAACTCTATAAAATTTTCCATTGCTTGGGTATGTGAAACAGCAGCACTCCATTGTACATTTTCTGCCGTTTTTAAATCTGGTACATCTAATTTGGAAGGTGCACAAAGCATAACCGCAGTAAGCTCTCCGTGCTCCGACCAACAGCTTGGTTGAAATGACATCATGATGGTAACTCCCCCTTTTCGTCGCGATTATTGTTAGCCTTACCAGCAACTTAAAGATTATACGATGCAGCGCTACAAGAAAACACACCATACATAACGGTGTGTCTGAAAGTGTAAACAAACTCATAGAATGAAACTGTTTCTGGATTTCCACTTCGTACAGACGCTTTCAAGGAACAGCAAAAATGAAATACTTCTTTTAAACGTTTACTATGACAATCTCATGACCACGTAGAATTCTTTGCAAAGGCGAGGTAGGTATATTGTTACCCCAAAAATATTCGGCATGCTAGGAGCTTGACTAGTTGAGTGGAGTGGAAGGCGCGACACTCCAGCTCAGAACAACACAAGCTGAAAATCCATTTTTTACGGCTTTTGTCGCAAAAATTAGTTGAAGCCGTGCCTGCGGAAAGGGAGCGCCTGGAACGGAATTCAACGATATGTTTACGTAAAATACTCTAGTTTCGCATTGGGGAAAAATTTTTTCATATAGCCATAAAGATGTTCTTTTATGTCTTCCTCTTCTTCTTTTTGATAAATATATTTACCAATCCCATATTTCCCCCACTTGTATCTTCTCGCAGTTTCATCCAATTCTAATTTTGTCATCGGATAGTTTTTTTCGATTACTTTTTTCGCAGGCTTTGTAAAGCGATGTTGAATAAATTCAAAGGTAATATCGTCCCTTACATCATGAGGCAATTCCGCATCTAGACGCTCAAACATATGATAATAGCCTTCCTCCCAACCTTCGTGCAGATAAATGGGCGCAACAATAAAACCTAGAGGATAGCCTGCTCTCGCTACTTTTCCAGCCGCTTCAATGCGCTTATCTAAAGGAGATGTGCCTGGCTCAAAGTTTTTAATCACATAGTCCGCATTTACACTAAAACGAAATCTTGTCTTGCCATTATGTTTGGCATCTAATAAATGGTCCACATAATGGAATTTCGTTACAAATCGCAGTAAACCAAACTCACTTTGTCCAAAATGCTCAATCGCTCTTTTTAACGTATGTGTTAAGTGATCAATTCCAACAATATCTGATGTACACGATGCTTCAAAGCGCGTAATTTCAGGTGCTCGTTCTGCCATATAGTTGTCTGCAGCTTCAAGTATTTCCTCAACATTGACATATGTGCGAATATAAGGCTTGCTGCCCATCGTTGTTTGCAAATAACAATAATGACAATGCCCCATACATCCAGTGGCAAAAGGAATAGCATACTCTGCTGACGGTTTAGAAGTATCAAATTTTAATGTTTTTCGAATACCCACGACGAGCGTTGACTTGGCAATCCGATACTTTTGCAAATCATTGTCTCCAGGAAGATTGCGCACTTGATTATGAGATGTAGTATAACGAATTTCTATGCCCATTTGCTCAAACTTCTCTTTTAGTTCTTGTCCAAGCGGATAGTCGAGCGCATCAGGTTCAAAATAAACGAGCTGAGGTGTAAATGGTTTTCGCATCCTCTACCTCCATCAATGAAAGTATTGATGATATGCTTGCTCCGCATCCATCTCACTTGAAAAAATAACAAAGTCATTCGTTAACGGATAGTAAGTTTCAAAAAGAAATAACGCCAATTCATTTGGATTTTCCGGATTAGTAACAACTGCCGCTTCCTGTATATTTGCGACATCTTGAATATGTGGATTGCGGTAAAAGATATAAACAATATCCCCTGCATTGTATGATTGCTGTTGCATTTCTTCATCCTCCTTTAGTCATTTCTATTAGTTTGGCTAAAGAAAGTGAAATTATGTTGTGTATTGAAATCATATTTTCTCCTAGCTATTTACTCGAAGAAATTATTTTAAAATAACAAATCCCAAGACAGATCTTCTTATAATTAGATAAGTAATTATTTCCTTTTTCTACTCTATTCTTTTTATCAAATTCCGTTAACAAGCAGAGTTTACTTTATATCTCTAAGTACCAGTTAGTGCAAGATGTAAAACTGACCACTATTTTTTTTACAAAATTGATACTTTTAAATAGGCCAAGCCTTTGCTAATGTTATCCTAGCATGCAGCATTGATTTACGAAGTAAGGTTTTGCGCAACTATTCTTTGACATTGAAAAAGCAAATAAGGAAGGTTTACAACTATGCAAAAATCAATAAGCTATTCACATTCACGCACTTTTGATCTCATTCTATCAGCCATGTTAATTGCACTTGTGTTTGTAGCAACACTCACATTGAATATTAAACTACCTATTAAAGCAAATGGTGGATTGGTTCATCTTGGTACAGGTATGCTCTTTATCGCATCTATTCTTTTTGGTCCTAAAAAAGGTGCAATTGCAGGTGCAATAGGCATGGGTTTATTTGACGTTGTATCTGGATGGACATTGTGGGCGCCTATTACAATCGTAGCTCGTGGCTTACAAGGCTATATCGTAGGGAAAATCGCTTGGTCGAACGGACGCAAAGGAAACAGCATTGCTTTTAATGTTCTTGCTATGATTATTTCAGTTCCATTTATGGTAGCCGTTTATTATGTTGGGGAAGGTATTTTATATGCCAATTGGGTTGCACCATTGACTTCTATTCCTGGAGACTTAGTTCAAAATGTTTTAGGAATGATTGTGGCAATTCCGGTTTGTATTCTCTTAAGAAAAACACCGATTTTCAAATAAATATTCGTAGTTCTTTGAGTTGTTCTCGCTGTTAAATCAGCGAGAATTTTTTATTTGCGATACACGCCTGTTCCCTTTAAAAATAAAAACACACTCGCTTGCGCGAATGTGTTTTTTCTATTTGGATAAATCTATTTTTTTATTTAATAAGTAAATGGTCACGCCACCAACAGTCATCGATAATAATTCTCCGACACCAACCGTAAACCATGTCGCCCAAAATGGCAGATCATACAGTATCGTTAATTGGCCTGCAACAGTAAACATCGATAGTGCAAAAATCACTGCTGTGATGACCATTTTCCAACTATCCTGCTTAATGTTTTTAGTTACCATTCGACAAAGAATTAATACTAGAAATGTTGCAATTCCGCCAATAGGCACATCAAGAATCCAAGTCGGCGACATAAAATTTGCTAATACAACACCTAGGGTTACTGCTACTACATAGCGTTTATTGTACAGCGCCAAATAGTTGAACATCTCTGACAAACGTAGCTGCACTGCTCCAAAGCTAATCACTGACAATAATACAGTTACAGCCACATATAAGGCTGCGACAAGTGCTACTTTAGTAAGTTCCCTTACAGAAGTACGCGGTGAATCTTTTACAATAGATGTATTCAATTTACATTCTCCTTTGTAAAATAGCAAGTTGCTATTTTAGTAATAACTACGACCAAAGGAAGAGAGCATATTGCCCTAACTGAAGTGCCGTAGTGTAAGCTATTTTTGCTTACTTGCGTATTATAGCAGAAGAATGATTCATTGACCAATACTATTTCGCAATCCAACCACCGTCAATTGGTACCACAGCTCCATGTATATAATCTGCGGCATGACTCGCCAAAAAAAGCGTTAAATTCGCCACTTCGCTTGGTTGTGCCCAACGACCCGCTGGCGTCTCATTGGCAACCCATTTTGCCATTTCACCATCGCCTTCAAAATCCGCTTTGGTCATAGCTGTTTGAATAGCTCCTGGTGCAATGGCATTCGCACGTATCCCCTCACGACAATAATCTAAATCCAACTGTTTCGTATAGCCCACAATGGCATGCTTGGATGCTGTATAAGCCGCACCCCCACCTCCTGCAATCAGCCCAGCAATAGACGCCATATTAACGATGATGCCCGATTTACGCTTTACCATATGAGGCAAAATCGTATTCGTTACAAAAAAAGTACCCTTTACATTCGTATTCATAATTTTGTCCCATAGCGCCTCATCGGTATCTAGTGTTTTGGCAAAACCATCTAAAACGCCAGCTGTATTCAGTAAGATATCTACGCTGCTAAAGCTTGCCATTGCTGCTTGAAAAGCGTGCTCTACATCACTTTTTTTACAGACACTTCCTAGCGTATAAGCAAAGCGCTCAGGGTATTGCTGCTGTAATTGCCCTAACCCTCGCTCATCTACATCCAAACCAAAAACATAAGCACCGTTTTCTAAAAAAGCAATAGCTTGTGCTTGGCCAATACCTGACGCAGCACCTGTAATAAACACTGTTTTACCATTATATTCTGCAAACTTCATAGGATCTCTCCTTTATAAAAAGTAATCTACTACTAAAAACACTGACACAAGTCGCAGCTCTACATGCATTGTGCCAGCTCTTATCAACTATACCGCCTACAAAGCTTAACCTTCATATCAAAAAAATAGCATACTAAGAATCACTTAGCATACTATTATAACCTTTGAAACGACACTGAATTTAGTTTACGATTTTCCAATCTTCGGCTAATAAATCACATACTGTTGGTGTGAACATCGTGTAACCCTCGCCACGCACATTAATTAAAAAATAGGGGTTCAAATTCTCTCCGTCGTGCACGCTTTGACCTACAAGCTTAACATATAATTCAGCACCGCCCCATCCTTCACGAATTACTTTCTCGCCCGCCTTTAAACGCGGTAATACTTCTTCAAACGTCATCTATACTCATCCTTTGTTAATCTTTTCTAATATGCCATACGAAAAAAGTATACTGGATATTTATTTTGTTTACAACAGAAGCTAGTTCATTTATAATTTTCATTCTAACTACTTTTTTGTTATATCAGTTCCTTATTTAGTAATATATTGGAAATTTAGAAACAACAGCAATATAAAAAAAGAATAGCTTCGCTACTTTTGCTCAACGTAACAACTCCTTCCCTACCCATGAAAAAAGAACCCTCAATCCAAAATGGATCGAAGGTTCATAAGTTGATTAGTTTTTGTTTAGGCCTAGAGTCTCTGCTGTTGAAGTATGAACTTCTTCAAGAAGCTCTGGATTTTGTAATAATGAGATACCGTAAGATGGAATCATTTCTTTTAGTTTTGGCTCCCACTCTTTAGCTTGTTGAGGGAAACATTTTTGAATAACTTGCAACATAACGTGAACGGCAGTAGATGCACCTGGTGAAGCACCTAATAATGCAGCGATTGATCCGTCAGCAGCACTTACTACTTCGGTACCAAATTGTAATGTTCCTTTACCGCCAGCTTCAGTATCTTTGATAACTTGTACACGTTGACCTGCTACGACAATATCCCAGTCCTCGCTTTTAGCAGTTGGGATAAACTCACGTAACTCTTCCATACGTTGATCTTTTGATAATAACAGTTGTTGGATTAAATATTTTGTTAAAGACATTTCTTTAACCCCTGCCGCTAATAATGTTGTAATATTATGCGGTTTTACAGAAGCGAATAAGTCCATGTTCGAACCTGTTTTTAAGAATTTTGGTGAGAAACCAGCAAATGGTCCAAATAGTAATGATTTTTTGTTATCGATAAAGCGAGTGTCTAAATGTGGAACAGACATTGGTGGTGCACCAACTGCAGCTTTACCATATACTTTTGCATGATGTTGTTCAACCACTTCTTGGTTTTTACATACCATAAACAATCCACTAATTGGGAATCCAC
This genomic interval from Lysinibacillus sphaericus contains the following:
- a CDS encoding YqcI/YcgG family protein, giving the protein MGAVFDKIWLEQHLASLPLWQQIAFQDFASMVADDANAFPCIPARTGFISNQLRYSFVGDPRELQSAKDLANCLRAYGDCARSAGKYTSHAIFFETPKDMLENYDVEDYRALFWTMLNHVTAFDEKEWPREIPVNPSNHTWEFCFNGEPYFVFCATPAHQLRKSRQFSTLLMAFQPRWVFEDINDTTVLGQKLKKLIRKRIEQYDAIPEHPDLKWYGQKDNFEWKQYFLSDDEHSPAQCPFVRGNLPLTLPQKRKN
- a CDS encoding amino acid permease; translated protein: MESKTSKGQMSWWQLSLLGVGCTLGTGFFLGTSMAIAKSGPAVLIPFILAAIGTYIVYDALVNMSVANPDKGSFRTYAKQAFGNWAGFSNGWVYLISELLIMGSQLMALGIFTRFWFPSIPLWMTASGFGALGLLIILTGMKGFEKFQNVFGAMKAAAVVMFIVVAAILMLKGMNSEPRQVDVILANFQGFFSEGVKGVWLGLLYAFFAFGGIEVMGLLVIDLKDPHQAPKAGKVMIVILTTIYVIALVCALALVHWASFTIDESPFITALANFNIPFVADIITGILIIAGFSTMVASLYAVVTILTALAEDHDAPAILAKKGKMKVPLPAFLFLTGGLIITITIGFLIPEKIFEYLITAAGLMLIYNWLFILVTYAKLMTLTKWQHVKNIVGMLLIAVTVSGTLGEKTSRLGFYISFLFIVFIALATLIVMKKRSNHRSV
- a CDS encoding arginine deiminase family protein, giving the protein MMSFQPSCWSEHGELTAVMLCAPSKLDVPDLKTAENVQWSAAVSHTQAMENFIELKETLQQAGVHVIDYATHLLADAQHLSEQLLNRYFVRDLACVFGNRMLPGAAGSSIRRPEYGHAHTLLQKWFPQHFMPAKESSHVLEFGDVMVLNRDAVLINIGVRTTRQGVEQIKDSIFQAGFSEIGIIDLPRSSDTLHLDMNCNIANNDVVIAKSFMRYFPIQIITTSGTRFDMTEQFFNRHGFELYWLEKYNTIPDINFLNINPETLLVSKKATKQHFKAHPKLQKKNIVEIDVTELEKGGGGIRCMTLPLVRKSV
- the splB gene encoding spore photoproduct lyase, with translation MRKPFTPQLVYFEPDALDYPLGQELKEKFEQMGIEIRYTTSHNQVRNLPGDNDLQKYRIAKSTLVVGIRKTLKFDTSKPSAEYAIPFATGCMGHCHYCYLQTTMGSKPYIRTYVNVEEILEAADNYMAERAPEITRFEASCTSDIVGIDHLTHTLKRAIEHFGQSEFGLLRFVTKFHYVDHLLDAKHNGKTRFRFSVNADYVIKNFEPGTSPLDKRIEAAGKVARAGYPLGFIVAPIYLHEGWEEGYYHMFERLDAELPHDVRDDITFEFIQHRFTKPAKKVIEKNYPMTKLELDETARRYKWGKYGIGKYIYQKEEEEDIKEHLYGYMKKFFPNAKLEYFT
- a CDS encoding transcriptional regulator SplA domain-containing protein — protein: MQQQSYNAGDIVYIFYRNPHIQDVANIQEAAVVTNPENPNELALFLFETYYPLTNDFVIFSSEMDAEQAYHQYFH
- a CDS encoding ECF transporter S component, whose product is MQKSISYSHSRTFDLILSAMLIALVFVATLTLNIKLPIKANGGLVHLGTGMLFIASILFGPKKGAIAGAIGMGLFDVVSGWTLWAPITIVARGLQGYIVGKIAWSNGRKGNSIAFNVLAMIISVPFMVAVYYVGEGILYANWVAPLTSIPGDLVQNVLGMIVAIPVCILLRKTPIFK
- a CDS encoding QueT transporter family protein; the protein is MNTSIVKDSPRTSVRELTKVALVAALYVAVTVLLSVISFGAVQLRLSEMFNYLALYNKRYVVAVTLGVVLANFMSPTWILDVPIGGIATFLVLILCRMVTKNIKQDSWKMVITAVIFALSMFTVAGQLTILYDLPFWATWFTVGVGELLSMTVGGVTIYLLNKKIDLSK
- a CDS encoding 3-oxoacyl-ACP reductase, whose translation is MKFAEYNGKTVFITGAASGIGQAQAIAFLENGAYVFGLDVDERGLGQLQQQYPERFAYTLGSVCKKSDVEHAFQAAMASFSSVDILLNTAGVLDGFAKTLDTDEALWDKIMNTNVKGTFFVTNTILPHMVKRKSGIIVNMASIAGLIAGGGGAAYTASKHAIVGYTKQLDLDYCREGIRANAIAPGAIQTAMTKADFEGDGEMAKWVANETPAGRWAQPSEVANLTLFLASHAADYIHGAVVPIDGGWIAK
- a CDS encoding DUF2829 domain-containing protein is translated as MTFEEVLPRLKAGEKVIREGWGGAELYVKLVGQSVHDGENLNPYFLINVRGEGYTMFTPTVCDLLAEDWKIVN